The Mycobacterium haemophilum DSM 44634 sequence GGGCGAAGGCCGGGCGCACATGGCTCGCGTATGAAATTAAGCGTCAACGCCTCAATGTGAGATGTCCGGTTGATCGCCAAATACATTCGGCGGTACTGCTCCTCGCGAAGCCAGCGGCGTCTGACTGCCTTGACATAGGCCCGGTCAAGCGTTCGGACGACATCATGCACCGACGCAAATGGAGGAAACCGGATCGAGTGCGCAACCGAATTAACCAGGCATGTAGCAACGTTCAGATCGGGATCTCCGAACCGGTTGTCCACAGCGTGAACCAGCAGGCTCTCGGTGCTCTGCCTAAGGCTAGCGTCCACCGCTACTGCCGCCGCGGCCACCAATACGTTGAGTGGGACCTGCTTGGCCTCTGACAGAGCGAGGATCGCGTCAAAGGCGTTGCCGCAGACCCGCACTGATTCGTGAAGGACTCCCAGGGCAGCGCTCCCGGGGGCGTCGTTTGAGATTTGACCGTACCCGCCGTGGCGCGCCTCGGCGGCCAGCTCACGCTGCACGACATCGGCCAGACGCTGTAGCGATTCCTCCACTCTGGTCGCCTCACGACGGTGCGCCTCCGCCAGCTTGGCCAGACCTTGACTGAGACCAGGGATCTCGGCCCGATTACTGGCGTCAAGGTAATGCGCCAGATCGGCCTCGATGATCCCCATCGCGCCGCCATCAACCAGGATGTGATGGGTGAAGACATCGAGGTGTGACACAAAGCCGCTCTGGTCGGTCCGCACGGTATACCGCATGAGTGGCTTGCCGAGGATGTCAGGGGACCAGGTGCGCATCAGGTCGTAGTCACGACGGTCTGTCTGAGACTGTTCGTCGGACCGCACGCTCACAATGTCGCCGAACTGCAACCGCGGCACGAGATCCGGATAGTCACCCTCTGTCGAGGGCGCCTCGAGAACGCACAGTTGCACAGGGTTTTTGAGGATCGTTGCTTCCAGCGCCGCCAGGAATCCCGATAGCTCCAACTGGTGGAACCGATAGCTTTTGCCGATCAAATACAAAGCGGGATCGTTGTCCTGCAATACCCCGTTGTAGATGTTCTGCTGAGATCGACTCAAGGGAACACGATCGACGCAACGTTCTTTCGGCGCCGTCACGTAGAATTCTCCAGCTGGCGAACCCAGCCCGCAATCGACAGGTTGTCCGCCAATCTGGATTGCAGCTCAACCTCCGGGGTCAGGCCAAGCTGCGTCATTAAGAGTGCGAACCGAACAGAGTCCAGCCCGAGATCGCGGAGGTCTGTTTCGTCGCCATCAACTAGATCCGATTCTGCGACGTACAACACCTCACAGACAGCCGCAAGAACCCTTTCCCGTACCGTCTCAGTCACGAACGACCATTCCGGCTTGTTCTCCATTTAGCACCGCTGCCAGTGTTGCGCGCATGACCTTACCGGACTGCGTTCGTGGAATATCCGCGACGATCACAATCTTCGATGGACGCGCCATCGATTCCGACTCACGCCGATAACACGCCGCAATCCTTCGTTTAAGCTCCAGCGCTTGCGACTCGTCCAGCTTTGCCGCCGGGACTACGGCCAGACCGACCAGCGCGCCGAAATGCGCATCGGGTATTTCGTAGCATGCGGCCTCACGAACACCAGAAACGCTTTCGGCGATGCGATCGACCTCGTCGGGCACAATGTTGACGCCACCGGAGATGATCATCTCCGAGGATCTTCCCTTGATGTAGAAGAAACCGTCCTCGCGTCGTTCCACAAGGTCCCCGGTGTTCACCCACCCGTCAACTAGAACCTCTCGGGTGCGCTTCGGATTATTCCAGTACCCCAACATGTTTGCCGGTGATTTAATCCACAGCGTGCCGAACGAGGCGGAAGAGGCAGCGTCTGCGACGGCGGGTCCGCCGCCATCTGCATCTGCCAGATAAACCTCCACGCCAGGGTACGGACGTCCAACAGCGCCCGCCTCGATTTTGGAGATTGAGCCATCAGCGGTCGGCAAACACAAAGCGGTGCAGCCCGTTTCGCTCAAACCGTAAACCTGCGCGGTGCGCACCCCGGCAGCCTCAATAAATCTCACATCACTTGCTATTGCCCGCGAACCCCCGTACCCGACTAGTCGCAGCGACGGTACCGGAGTGTCAGTGGACTTCAGTTCGGAAACCAGTCTCGACAGCAGAGTAGGAACTAGCAATGTCGTTGCGACCGCATTCACATTGAGAAGCTCGATCAAAGATGACGTGCCCTCACCGCCAGTGATACACAACTCTCCGTGCATCAAGCAGGTGAGTATCCACCAAAGTCCGCCAATATGCGTCGCCGGCAGAGGCGAATAGGTGGTTTCGCCGACGACCCAATCGATCCAAGTCATACCCTCTTCCCGCAAAATGTCTGGGATAGCAAAGAAGGTGCGATTGGGCAGCAGCACGGCTTTTGGCTCGCCGGTCGTACCACTGGTGAAGATCATCGCCAGCGGGTCATCAGCGCCCTGGTCTAGGTTCCCGACGAGGCAATCCGCATCCACGGAGCAAGCGGAATACGTTGCGCCAGCGTCGATATTGACCGTGATCGCTGGTATCGAGTGGAGAGCTTCAGGCAGTGGGGAAGAGCCGATCTTGGACTCCGGCGCGACAAGAATCGCACCGGGGTCGCTGATCTCATAGAAACGACCGATGGTTGCGGGCGGAAGATTGCCGTCCACCATGACGGCGATCGCCCCGAGCTTCGCGCAGGCCAACACCGACAGGTATGTCTCGGGTCCGTTGTCCGAAATAACGAACACCCGGGATCTTTGAGAAATCGACTGAGCACGAAGATTCGCGGCAAGCCTATTGACTTCGGCAACGAGCTGTCCGTACCGCAGCGTGCTTGTTCCATCACAGCGACGCAAGGCGATTTCTTTAGGTCGCTGCCGCGCCTGTTCGAAGATCCGCTCCAGCACGGTAAATGATAGATGCGACATTTTTATAAGTGCAGCTCCTACTAATAGCTTATGGGATATTGAGGATCGATATTTCGAAATCTCCGGTTGCCGCTCCGCCGTTCTCATCCCAGAATTCTATGGTGTTCGAGAACAGGAGATAACGCCACGTTCGTTCGACGATCTCGAAATCGCGAGACACCATACGCGCGGAGAATTTACGAGGGTTGATAGGCCTCATAAATCGCGATGATGCTGTTTTGATAAATATGTTAGAGAGCTGATTACTCCAATAATCTGCAATCGACCAGCTTCGGAGTGGAGAAATATCTTTGTTGATTACCCCTTGGGCGAGTAGGCTGTAAATTAGTTGATTGAAGCACAGTATGAATTCCGCAGCATTGAAATGTCCCGTGCTTCGAATGTAGGCGGACTCATTAATCTGAAAGTTCGCATACCCCGAGACCGAATCGGCGGTTGCTCCGTATTCTGCGTCGACGAGATAGCGGCATCCTTTATACGAGTAGGGCTCGAGCACTCTGCTGAGCAGATTCTCTGCGATTGGAACCGTATCCGTGGATTCCACCCCGGTCTGCGCGGAAGGGGTGCGAGCTGCGCCGCTCATGCGGCAAAGCCCGGTGCAGTAAGACCATCCAGCATGGTCAGCCGGAAGGTCGCTAGAGTGCCCATGGCGGTGCCGTGCTTTGCCCGGTGCACAAGAGCCCGATTGTCCCACAAAATGATATCACCTACTTCGTAGTGTTGAGTATGTATGAATGGCGATTTATATTCGGGATCGAGTTGTCCCGCCACAGCCATAAGTTCTTGCAGCACTGTCCTGTCAAGCAGATTCCCGTCTTTGTCCTCGATTGAAATTGTGAACGCCTCACAAATGTAAAGAATCTCTTTTCCAGTATTAGGGTGCCTAATCACAGTAGGCCACTTGATCGGTGGGGTGACCCGATTGATCTCTTCGAGCACTTCCCCGATGGGCCGGTAAACATCGCTTGGGCGGATTTTGACATAGCGCCGAGGAGAATGAGTACTGTACGTTCCCCGCACCGAATTTTTCCTGGCGCGTGGTAGCGACTCCCAAACCTTGCCGAGATCGATGAAATAAGTCCCGCGGTCGCATCCGGGCACCGCAATGGGCAAAACCATAGAAAACGCAAAAGGTTCCGGCATAAACATATAGTCGATATGCCAGAAGGCGCCGGTTTTCGGAACCCCTTGCCCTTCTTCGGTGGAAGACACAAAAATTTCCGGATAATCTTTATGGTGATAAATAGGTTCGTAATAGGGAACGATTTCTCCGATTATCCTGCCGAGTTTTATAAATTCCTCCGGAGATGGATGGACATCTTTTAAAACAACAAGCTTATTGGCGTAGACTATTTCGCGGATTTCATCGGTGGATATATTGTCCAAATTTTTGGGGTCGATCCCTGTGACCTCCGCACCAAGTCCCTCGCCTTTCACATTGAGCGTCATCGACTTTTTTCTCCTCATTTACTTCTTTGCTGTTTCGGTCCACATCTTCGGGCAGGTTAGCTACTCGTGCACCGCCGTTTCGTCGGTGCCAGTTGTCCAGGTAGTGGGGAGCAGAGGGACGGTGCTGCTGGTACTGGCAACCATTCCAGCGGGAGTGCTGGTGGTTGTCGGTGCGGTGCCGGCAAAGCCGAGGGGGCCGGCGCCTTGGCTATTTGCTCCGTGTGACGCGGGTTCAGCATTGGTCGGGGCATCGATGGCGCCGGCCATGGTGGCGGTTGCTTCAATGAATTCATCACGGTAACCGCGTGCGCCGCCTCTGGTCTTGTTCCGTTGTTTACGGTGCTCCCGGCCGGAAGGCGAGCTTGTTCTGGCCGCGGCGGTGGCCCCGATCGTGTTAGCGGCAGTGTCAGGCGACTTTGTGCCAGCCTTGGGGCCAGAGCTGACTCCCGGTGGTGACAGGCCGGGCACGGCGTAGCTGACGCTGGGTGAAGGTGGAGGGCCGCCAGCCGTAGCCGAGGCGGGCGTGCTGGGCGAGTGGCCCGTGTATGAGCTTCCGATGGGGGTAGCCAAGGCCGGTGGCGCGACCCCAACGCGGATGTGTGGGCCCACGTGATCGCTAGGGCCGGACTCTGCCGGATCGGGAGGCAGTCCGGCTGAAGGCTGTCTGTTCCGCAACACGGCCAGCGCACCCAGGGCGCTCAGGACACTCAACGCCGGCGCGAAAAAGGGAAGCAGGAGCATTCCATACGAGGCGTAGTAGGGGTACCAAAGAAAGTCATACAACTGCAAAGCAATAACGGCAAGGACGACGGCAACGGCGGGGCTGAATCCGAATCGTTGGAAAAACTCTAGAAAATGCGCGTATGGATCGGCGATAAAATCCAGGATGTCCGTCAGGAGTTGAACAATCCAACCCGGTATGAACTGCTGGACACCTTGGGCTGCACCGCCCAGAGCAAGGATGGGCGGTGCCGGTTGGGTCGGCAGTATTGTTGCCGTCGCCGTCGCACTGATGGCCTGGTAGGCGGCCATAGTTTCGGCGGCTTGCACCCACATTCGGACGTAGTTGGCTTCGTTGAGAGCGATGGGAATGGTGTTGATGCCGAAGAAGTTGGTGGCAACCAAGACATCATGGGTTGCGCGGTTAGCGGTCAGTTCTGCCAGCGTGGGCATGGCGGCTAGCGCGCTGCTGTAGGCCGTGGCTGCGGTTTCATGCCGCGTAGCGGTGACTGCGCTATCGATCGAGGCTTGCTCGAGCCAGACCAGGTAGGGGCCATGCGCCGCCACATACCGTGTAACGCCGGCTCCCCGCCAGCTGGTGGCCAGCACCTCGGCCAGCAGCCGAGTCAACTCGGCAGCTGCGCAAGTGTATTGATTGCTAAGCTCCTGCCACTGTGCAGCGGCAGCAAGCAATGATCCCGCACCCTGTCCAGCACTCAACAGAACCGAGTGCACCTCCGGAGGTATAGCCATCCACATCGGACCTGTCAGGGCTCCACCTCCTTCCATGCTTCGCCGCCACTTCCGGTGTTGGTCGGCGAGAGCACGCGGAAAGTTCCCCCGCGCCCAGGAATGAGATATGTGATGCGCGGCACTCGGTCGTCTAAGGTGGCGATGACGCTCACCATCGACCCATGGCTGCGGCTGATGCTGATGACGCCCGGTCGCTGCCACACGACGCCAGCGTTAAACGCATCGCCTTGCGCGGCGAGGCGACGAACTGGCCTTGAATCCGGTGAGCAAACTTTGGTGAGTATGATGCGACGATGCAGTCAGGTCCGCGATGAGCCTGCGGGATAGAGTGGATGCGGGAGCTGAGCGAGTATGCCAGCTGGTAGGAGCATTGGATGTTCCATCGCCCTGGGATCTTGACGTCTTCATCAGCACTACCGCGCAGGCGCGTGGCAAACCGATACGGTTAATCCCTCATTCTGGGTTATCCGGCCCGGGGCAACCCTGCGGAGTCTGGATCGGCCGTCATACCGACGACATCATCGTCTATGACGACACCACCTCGGGCTACCACGTGGAACAAATCATTCTGCACGAGCTTGGGCACCTGTTGCTCGAGCACCATTGCGGTCCGAACTCCAGCGATACCGCCTCGATCCAGGAGTTGGTACCTGATCTCGATCCGGCGACCGTCACCCACGTACTGAACCGCACATCGTATGACACTGAGCAGGAAAGCCAGGCGGAGCTTTTTGCATCTCTGATCATGTCGGAATCACGAAAGGCCTACACCGCATCGAAATTCCTGCGCACATTTCTTCGCGATTAAAAGTCCTGGCAACGACAAGACAGGGCTAACGGGTAGAACATGGATTCAGGGATTCCCGCTCCGCTATCGTTGACACTACTTCTGTTCATCTTCCTTTCGTTAATTCTGCGGCTTACCCTGTTGAACTCGACTGTCACGGACAAGCGACTCAATATCGCGCTGACTTCCGTGGCGGCAAGCTGCGCTCTTAGCGACCGAACAGTGCAGACGGTAATCACCAATTGCTCACAGTCACGACTATCACCGGAATTACTGTTTGAACTCGGCGAACTCATGGCAGCTCCGGCTTTAGGCGCTTTTTTCCTCGTAGCGTACACCTGGATCAACCAGTCCGAGCCTCGTTATCTGGCGAGCATTGTCTACGCCGTTGTGATCGTGGGCGCGATCATCGATCTGGCGTTGAGGATAGATGCGTGGTCAAAGAATGCTGAGCTCATTATCCATTCAAGCTGGGACGTCATTGCATATTCCAGTTCGCCAGAAGCCGCTGCAGCAACCATAATCGTCTATAATTCGCTCATCTGGTATTCATTTTCCGCAATGCTTCTCATCGCATGCATTCGGGAATTGCGGAGAAAACCAAATAGGCGCGGCATTGCCATTATCGTCAGCATGGCAATGGCCGCTATTGGAATTAGCACGCAGACCGTAGCCGCTTCCGTTGCTACTTTGATTGTAATAGCCGGAAGACACAACACTTTTGTTGACACTGTCGAATTTATCAACCAATGCAGCATGGCGTTCTACTCCATCACCGGGGTGGGAATCATAGCGGTACCGGCGTTCACGCGGCTACTTGAGCAACTGCGTCTCGATAGATTCTCCCGTCAGCGCCGCAGATTGCTGCCGCTCTGGCGTGATCTGACGACCGCCTGTCCGGAGATTGTGTATCTGGCGCACGGGAACCTGGCGAGCAGTCGGTCCCGATATTTGCTGCATCGCACCGTCATCGAGATTCGCGACTCCATCCTGATCCTGTCCCGTTACGCCGGCCATCAAGACGAAACTGCAATCCGCGCCGCCGACGACAAACCGCTGCTTCAACAAGCGGTTCGACTCGCGTCGGCGTGGTCAGCCAAAATCACCGGCAGCAGCCCATCCAACGATTTTGCCGCACAACAATCCGCGGCCAGGGACCTACTGGATGAAACCCAAGAATTAGGCAAACTCGCCGACCACTGGACGGACGCCAAGAACATAGTTGCCCACGTTACCCACTCAGCGGTCGCAGAATCGTGCGCATCAACACGGGCACCGACGGGACATTCCGCCGGCGTTGCGCGACTATAGGGGCATGGATTGCGAGGTGGCCCGCGAAGCGTTGTCGGCCCGACTCGATGGCGAGCGAGAGGCCGTGCCATCGGCACGTGTCGATGAGCACCTTGGTGAGTGCACCGCATGCCGTGCCTGGTTTGATCAGGTGGCTGACCAAGCACGCGACCTGCGTCAGCTGGTCGATTCCCGGCCGGCTACCACACCTGTTGATGCCCTCGGGATCGTGGCGGCACGGCCGCGGCGACGTCCATTAATGACTTGGCAGCGCTGGGCGTTGCTTTGCGTGGGCGTCGCACAGATCGTCCTGGCAACCGTGCAGGGGCTCGGCATAAGCGTCGGACTGACCCACGATCGCGCGCTGAGTTTCGGGAGCCACCTGCTCAACGAGTCCACTGCGTGGTCGGCTGCGCTCGGTGTGATCATGGTGGCAGCGGCGCTGTGGCCGGGCGCCGCTGCCGGGCTTGCGGGCGTATTGACGGTGTTCGTCGGTTTGTTGACGGTCTATGTCGTCGTGGATGTACTCGCCGGCGCCACCACCACGTTGCGAATTCTGACGCATCTGCCGGTGGCGGTCGGCGCGGTCCTTGCGATCGCGGTGTGGCGACACAGCTCGGCTCCGCGACCGACACTCGATGATGCGGTCGGCGCCGATCCCGATATCATGTTGCCCCAGAACGCCTCTCGTGGGCGACGACGCGGTCATCTATGGCCTACCGATGGGTCGGCGGCCTAACCGTCCTGTGTGCGACGGCGCAATGGGGGAGCGGCCGCAATCCAGTATCGCCGCGGGCGGCCCCGAAGTTCCGCAACCGCAGGCTGTTTGAGACGACAAAGAATGACGAGAAGGCCATGGCCGCACCGGCTACTAGTGGGTTGAGCAATCCAGCGGCGGCAATGGGGATGGCGGCGATGTTGTACCCGAATGCCCATACCATGTTGAGCTTGATAGTGCGCATCGTTGCAGCGGCCAGGTCGAGTGCCAGGGGTACGACATCGAGGTTGTCGCGGACCAGGATGATGTCGGCGGCGCCGATCGCGACATCGGTACCACGGCCGATCGCCATACCGAGATCGGCGCGCGCGAGTGCGGGCCCGTCATTGATGCCGTCACCGACCATGGCGACCACGTGCCCGCGGTCGCGCAGCTGCTCGATGACGTCGACCTTGCCTTCGGGCAGGATGTCGGCGATCACCTCGTCGATACCGATACGGGCCGCCACAGCGGCCGCCGATGCAGGGTTGTCACCGGTCAACAACGCGGTTCGTAAACCACGATCGTGGAGTGCGGCGACCGCATCGGCCGCCGAGGCCTTCACAGCGTCGGCTACCGCGATGACGCCACACGGTTCACCGTCGATCTCGACGAAGACCGCTGTCTCACCGCGCGATTCGGCGTTGCGTCGGGCTGCAACCAGCGTGGCCGAGTCGCACCGGGAAGCGATCCATGACGGTTTGCCAACCCGCACCGCCCGTTCGGCCACGGTGCCGCTGACTCCGCGGCCGGGCACTGCACGAAAGTCGGCGACCGGTTCTCGGTGAGTCGTTGACGCAGCGATCGCAAGCGCGACGGCGTGCTCGGACGCCGCTTCCACCGTCGCCGCCATTTGGAGGACCTCGTTAGCCTGCCAGCCCGGCGCGGCCGTCACAGCACTGACCTTCAACTGGCCCGTCGTCAGCGTGCCGGTCTTGTCGAAGACGACAGTATCCACCGCGCGGGTGGCCTCCAACGACTCATGGCCTTTGAGGAAGATCCCCAGTTGGGCGCCGCGGCCGGAGGCCACCATCATGGCGGTAGGGGTCGCTAGTCCCAGCGCGCATGGGCAGGCGATGACGAGAACGGCAATTGCGGCCGAGAACACCCGCTCGGGTCCGCCCCCGGCGATCAGCCATCCAACGGCGGTCAGGGCCGCGACGGCGAACACGCAGGGGATAAACACCGAAGCGATGCGGTCAGCCAGTCGCTGGGCGTTGGCATTCTGCTGCTGCGCCTGCTCGACCAGACGGACCATGCCGGCGAGCTGCGTCTCGTCACCCACCGCGGCGGCCTCCACGATCAGCCTCCCGTTGAGCACCACGGTGCCACCGATGACTTGTGCACCCGGGTCCACCCGGACCGGCTTGGCTTCGCCGGTCATCGGGCTCATGTCGACGACGGCCGATCCGTCGATGACGAGCCCATCTGCGGCGATCATCTGCCCAGGGCGCACCACGAAGCGCTGCTGCTCATTGAGTTCGTCAGCCGGAATGACCATTTCCGAACCGTCGGGTGCCACGACAGCGACGTCCTTGGCGCTCAGCGCGGCCAGGGCCCGCAGTGCGCCGCCGGCATGTGATTTGGCGCGAGCCTCGAAGTACCTGCCTGCCAGCACGAATACCGTGACGCCTGCGGCGACCTCGAAGTAGATGGCGTCGCTGCCCAGCAGCGCCTGCCAGACGCCGCGGTGCTCCGCGGACTGATGATGGCCAAACACAGTGTAGAGCGACCAGATTGTGGCGGCGGTGATACCGATCGAGATGAGCGTCTCCATGGAGGCGCCGTGGTAGCGCACGTTGCGTATCGCGACTCGATGAAACGGCCACGCCGCCCAAGTCACGACCGGAATGGCCAGCGCCGTCAGCACCCATCCCCAGCCGGGGAAGCGGGTGTTGGGCAGCACAGCGAACATCACCGACAGGTGGGCTAGCGGCACGAAAAGCGCGGCGGCGACCCCCAACCGGACCAGTAGATATCGCGCGTCATCGGCATCGGCATCCGCTTGCCCACGCTGAAAGGCCTCCCCACTGTCTGCGCGCGGCGCGGCGCGATAGCCGGCTCGATGAACCGCCTCACAGAGCTCAGTGGTCTGGGTGTCCTCGCTGACGTCGACGGTCGCCACTCGGGTGGCGAAATTGACGGACGCCGAAACGCCCGGCAGCTTGTTGAGCACCTTTTCCACCCGTTTGGCACACGCAACACAGGACATCCCGGTGATGTCGAGTTGTACCCGCTGCACAGGCAACGGACGCTGTTCGGTCGCGGCGGACGTCGCCGACATGTGGCTCTTTCACCTCCTACAACATATTCCTAGAGAGGGTCGTCACGACCTGGCCACAAGTTCCCGCGAATCGTGGCCTACGCTCGCTATGCGTGTCGATAAGTGACGACGATGACCAAATTACTCAGCTCGCCAAATCCGCCGGACAGGGTGATCGGGCCGCATTGACACAGTTCATCACCGCCACACAGCGCGATGTGTGGCGGATGATCGCCTATCTCACCGATTCCGACAGCGCCGATGACCTCACTCAGGAAACGTTTCTGCGGGCAATCAGTTCCCTGCCCCGCTTCGCCGGCCGATCGACGGCTCGGACGTGGCTGTTGTCGATCGCGCGCCGCGTAGTCGTCGACCAGATCCGCCGCAACGCAAGCAGGCCCCGTACCACGCACGTGACCGATCTCGACGACGCACTTGGGCAGCGTCGTCGCGGCGGCCGGATCGAGGACACCGCGGAAATCCGCATTCTGCTTGACGGGCTGGGGCGGGAGCGCCGCGAAGCGCTGATTCTCACCCAGGTGCTGGGGCTGTCCTATGCCGAAGCGGCCGGGGTCTGTGGGTGCCCCGTCGGCACCATTCGCTCCCGGGTGGCACGCGCTCGCGATGATCTACTGCGGGCGATCAACCACGAAGACTGCGCTGAGTTAGCGTAGCGCTCGCCCTACGCCCTCGGAATTTTCTCATTCATCTCACGGCGATGGCCGGCGCCACCGGTCGCGGTCGGCCGGTGAGGTAACTGACCAACCCGGGGATACACTCTGTCCGTTAGGGGAATCGGGCTAAGGAGGAGCGCAATCCCATGGCCATCATGGAAACGGACGCCGAAGTCCACACGCCGTTCGCGCAGGATTTTCAAAAAGACATAGCCGCAGCGCAGCAATACTTTGACGACCCACGCTTTGCCGGGATCATTCGCCTCTATACAGCCCGCCAGGTCGTAGAACAGCGCGGCACCATCCCCACCGACTACACCGTGGCACGAGACGCCGCGGCGGCTTTCTACGTTCGCTTGCGCGAGCTATTCGCGGCCGGCAAGAGCGTCACGACGTTCGGCCCGTACTCGCCAGGGCAGGCAGTCAGCCTCAAGCGGATGGGCATCGAGGCGATCTACCTCGGCGGCTGGGCCACTTCAGCTAAGGGTTCCACCACCGAAGATCCCGGGCCTGACCTCGCCAGCTACCCCTTAAGCCAGGTGCCAGACGATGCCGCGGTACTGGTGCGTGCCCTGCTGGCCGCCGACCGCAATCAGCAGTATCTGCGGCTACACATGACTGAACAGCAGCGCGCCGCCACCCCGGCGTTTGACTACCGCCCATTCATCATCGCCGACGCCGACACAGGACACGGCGGTGACCCGCACGTGCGCAACCTGATCCGCCGATTTGTTGAGGTCGGCGTTCCGGGATACCACATCGAGGACCAGCGCCCAGGTACCAAGAAGTGTGGCCATCAGGGCGGCAAGGTCCTGGTGCCTTCGGACGAACAAATCAAGCGCCTCAACGCCGCCCGCTTCCAGCTCGACGTCATGCGGGTGCCCGGCATCATCGTCGCGCGCACAGATGCCGAGGCGGCCAACCTAATTGACAGCCGCGCCGACGAACGCGACCAGCCGTTCCTCCTGGGCGCCACCAACCTGAAGGTTCCTTCTTACAAGTCGTGCTTTCTGGCATTGGTGCGGCGTTTCTACGAGCTGGGAGTTAAGGAACTCAATGGCCATCTCCTCTACGCGCTAGCCGATGGCGAGTACGCTGCCGCGAGCGCATGGCTTGACCGCCAAGGCATCCTGGGCCAGGTCTCCGACGCCGTCAATGCGTGGCAGGAGAACGGAAAGCAATCGATCGACGATCTCTTCGACCAAGTTGAATCGCAGTTCGTAGCCGCCTGGGAAGACGACGCCGGGCTGATGACCTACGGCGAAGCCGTGGCAGAAGTGCTCGAATTCGGCGAGAGCGAGGGCGAGCCGATCGGCATGAGCCCCGAGGAGTGGCGGCGATTCGCCGGGCGGGCGTCTCTGTACGTCGCACGCGAAAAAGCCAAGGAGTTGGGCGCCGACCCCGGTTGGGACTGCGAACTGGCGAAGACCCCGGAAGGCTACTACCAAATCCGCGGCGGCATCCCGTATGCGATAGCCAAGTCGCTGGCGGTAGCGCCGTTCGCCGACATCCTTTGGATGGAGACCAAGACCGCGGATTTGGCCGACGCCCGGCAGTTCGCTGAGGCGATCCACGCCGAGTTCCCCGACCAGATGCTGGCTTACAACCTCTCGCCTTCGTTCAACTGGGATACCACCGGCATGACCGACGAGGAGATGAAGCGCTTCCCCGAAGAGCTAGGCAAGATGGGCTTTGTCTTCAACTTCATTACCTACGGCGGGCATCAGATCGACGGCGTCGCCGCCGAGGAGTTCGCC is a genomic window containing:
- the aceA gene encoding isocitrate lyase ICL2, whose translation is MAIMETDAEVHTPFAQDFQKDIAAAQQYFDDPRFAGIIRLYTARQVVEQRGTIPTDYTVARDAAAAFYVRLRELFAAGKSVTTFGPYSPGQAVSLKRMGIEAIYLGGWATSAKGSTTEDPGPDLASYPLSQVPDDAAVLVRALLAADRNQQYLRLHMTEQQRAATPAFDYRPFIIADADTGHGGDPHVRNLIRRFVEVGVPGYHIEDQRPGTKKCGHQGGKVLVPSDEQIKRLNAARFQLDVMRVPGIIVARTDAEAANLIDSRADERDQPFLLGATNLKVPSYKSCFLALVRRFYELGVKELNGHLLYALADGEYAAASAWLDRQGILGQVSDAVNAWQENGKQSIDDLFDQVESQFVAAWEDDAGLMTYGEAVAEVLEFGESEGEPIGMSPEEWRRFAGRASLYVAREKAKELGADPGWDCELAKTPEGYYQIRGGIPYAIAKSLAVAPFADILWMETKTADLADARQFAEAIHAEFPDQMLAYNLSPSFNWDTTGMTDEEMKRFPEELGKMGFVFNFITYGGHQIDGVAAEEFATALRQDGMLALARLQRKMRLVESPYRTPQTLVGGPRSDAALAASSGRTATTKAMGKGSTQHQHLVQTEVPKKLLEEWLALWSEHYQLGEKLRVQLRPRRAGSDVLELGIYGNGDEQLANVIVDPIKDRHGRSILQVRDQNTFAEKLRQKRLMTLIHLWLVHRFKADAVIYVTPTEDNLYQTSKMKSHGIFSEVYQEVGEIIVAEVNHPRIAELLTPDRVVLRRLITKEG
- a CDS encoding heavy metal translocating P-type ATPase translates to MSATSAATEQRPLPVQRVQLDITGMSCVACAKRVEKVLNKLPGVSASVNFATRVATVDVSEDTQTTELCEAVHRAGYRAAPRADSGEAFQRGQADADADDARYLLVRLGVAAALFVPLAHLSVMFAVLPNTRFPGWGWVLTALAIPVVTWAAWPFHRVAIRNVRYHGASMETLISIGITAATIWSLYTVFGHHQSAEHRGVWQALLGSDAIYFEVAAGVTVFVLAGRYFEARAKSHAGGALRALAALSAKDVAVVAPDGSEMVIPADELNEQQRFVVRPGQMIAADGLVIDGSAVVDMSPMTGEAKPVRVDPGAQVIGGTVVLNGRLIVEAAAVGDETQLAGMVRLVEQAQQQNANAQRLADRIASVFIPCVFAVAALTAVGWLIAGGGPERVFSAAIAVLVIACPCALGLATPTAMMVASGRGAQLGIFLKGHESLEATRAVDTVVFDKTGTLTTGQLKVSAVTAAPGWQANEVLQMAATVEAASEHAVALAIAASTTHREPVADFRAVPGRGVSGTVAERAVRVGKPSWIASRCDSATLVAARRNAESRGETAVFVEIDGEPCGVIAVADAVKASAADAVAALHDRGLRTALLTGDNPASAAAVAARIGIDEVIADILPEGKVDVIEQLRDRGHVVAMVGDGINDGPALARADLGMAIGRGTDVAIGAADIILVRDNLDVVPLALDLAAATMRTIKLNMVWAFGYNIAAIPIAAAGLLNPLVAGAAMAFSSFFVVSNSLRLRNFGAARGDTGLRPLPHCAVAHRTVRPPTHR
- the sigC gene encoding RNA polymerase sigma factor SigC, yielding MSISDDDDQITQLAKSAGQGDRAALTQFITATQRDVWRMIAYLTDSDSADDLTQETFLRAISSLPRFAGRSTARTWLLSIARRVVVDQIRRNASRPRTTHVTDLDDALGQRRRGGRIEDTAEIRILLDGLGRERREALILTQVLGLSYAEAAGVCGCPVGTIRSRVARARDDLLRAINHEDCAELA